In Kogia breviceps isolate mKogBre1 chromosome 9, mKogBre1 haplotype 1, whole genome shotgun sequence, a single window of DNA contains:
- the WDR91 gene encoding WD repeat-containing protein 91 isoform X1, with product MAEAVERTDELVREYLLFRGFTHTLRQLDAEIKADKEKGFRVDKIVDQLQQLMQVYDLAALRDYWNYLERRLFCRLEDMYRPTINKLKTSLFRFYLVYTIQTNRSDKAQEFFAKQATELQNQAEWKDWFVLPFLPSPDTNPIFATYFSRQWADTFIVSLHNFLSVLFQCMPVPVILNFDAECQRTSQVQEENEVLRQKLFALQAEIHRLKKEERQPEEEEALVQHKLPSYVSNMDRLGDSELAMVCSQRNASLSQSPRVGFLSSLLPQSKKSPSRLLPAQAPPQAQSSAKKESFGGQSTKGREPACAPKDGKSLFSGLATGESSWSQHRQRRLQDHGKERKELFSMTLQCAEKKPEAGGPEAEPCPELHVEVLETLTRAPAAGPEGGGVRPEQPFIVLGQEEYGEHHSSIMHCRVDCSGRRVASLDVDGVIKVWSFNPIMQTKASSISKSPLLSLEWATKRDRLLLLGSGVGTVRLYDTEAKKNLCEISINDDMPRILSLACSPSGASFVCSAAAPSLAAQVDLSAPDIGSKGTNQVPGKLLLWDTKTMKQQLQFSLDPEPIAINCTAFNHNGNLLVTGAADGVIRLFDMQQHECAMSWKAHCGEVCSVEFSYDENTVYSIGEDGKFIQWNIHKSGLKVSEYGLPADATGPFVLSGYSGYKQVQVPRGRLFAFDSEGNYMLTCSATGGVIYKLGGEEKVLESCLSLGGHRAPVVTVDWSTAVDCGTCLTASMDGKIKLTTLLAHKV from the exons ATGGCGGAGGCAGTGGAGCGCACAGATGAGCTGGTCCGCGAGTACCTGCTGTTCCGCGGCTTCACGCACACGCTGCGGCAGCTGGACGCCGAGATCAAGGCGGACAAGGAGAAGGGGTTCCGG GTGGACAAGATTGTGGACCAGCTGCAGCAGTTAATGCAGGTGTATGACTTGGCTGCCCTTCGCGATTATTGGAACTATCTGGAGCGTCGGCTCTTCTGCCGCTTGGAGGATATGTATAGACCCACCATCAACAAGCTGAAAACCAGCCTGTTCCGCTTTTATCTCGTCTACACAATCCAG ACAAACAGAAGTGACAAGGCTCAGGAGTTCTTTGCAAAGCAGGCCACGGAGCTCCAGAACCAGGCCGAGTGGAAGGATTGGTTTGTCCTGCCCTTCCTGCCGTCCCCAGACACCAACCCCATCTTTGCTACCTACTTTTCTCGCCAGTGGGCCGACACCTTCATCGTGTCCCTGCACAACTTCCTGAGCGTCCTGTTTCAGTGCATGC CGGTTCCCGTGATCCTGAACTTCGATGCAGAGTGCCAGCGGACCAGCCAGGttcaggaagaaaatgaagttCTACGCCAGAAG CTGTTTGCACTGCAGGCCGAAATCCACCGACTGAAGAAAGAGGAGCGACagccagaagaggaagaggcctTAGTCCAGCACAAATTGCCTTCTTACGTCTCCAACATGGACCGCCTGGGGGACTCGGAACT AGCCATGGTGTGCAGCCAGAGGAACGCTTCCCTCTCCCAGTCGCCTCGCGTGGGCTTCCTGTCCTCGCTGCTGCCTCAGAGTAAGAAGAGCCCCTCCAGGTTGTTGCCTGCCCAGGCCCCCCCTCAGGCTCAGAGCTCGGCCAAGAAGGAGTCCTTTGGCGGCCAG AGCACCAAGGGTAGGGAGCCAGCATGTGCGCCCAAGGACGGGAAGAGCCTCTTCAGCGGGCTGGCCACTGGGGAGTCCAGCTGGTCACAGCACCGCCAGCGGCGCCTGCAGGACCACGGCAAGGAACGGAAGGAGCTCTTCTCCATGACTTTGCAG TGTGCAGAGAAGAAGCCTGAAGCTGGTGGCCCGGAGGCAGAGCCCTGCCCGGAGCTCCACGTGGAGGTGCTGGAGACCCTGACACGGGCTCCTGCTGCAGGCCCTGAGGGTGGGGGGGTCCGCCCCGAGCAGCCGTTCATCGTGCTGGGGCAGGAGGAGTACGGAGAGCACCACTCCTCCATCATGCACTGCAG AGTGGACTGCTCGGGGAGGAGGGTCGCCAGCTTAGACGTAGATGGGGTCATCAAAGTGTGGTCCTTCAACCCCATCATGCAGACCAAGGCATCCTCCATTTCCAAGTCGCCGCTGCTCTCTTTAGAGTGGGCCACCAAGCGGGACAGGCTG CTCCTGCTGGGCAGCGGTGTGGGGACGGTGCGCCTCTATGACACGGAAGCCAAGAAGAACCTCTGTGAAATCAGCATCAACGACGATATGCCCAG GATCCTGTCTCTCGCGTGTAGCCCCAGCGGGGCCTCTTTCGTCTGTTCAGCTGCAGCTCCGAGCCTTGCTGCCCAGGTGGACCTGTCCGCACCAGACATCGGCAGCAAGGGCACTAACCAGGTTCCTGgcaagctgctgctgtgggacaCGAAAACCATGAAGCAGCAG CTCCAGTTCTCCCTGGATCCGGAGCCCATTGCCATCAATTGCACAGCCTTCAATCACAATGGCAACCTGTTGGTCACGGGGGCGGCTGATGGTGTCATCCGGCTGTTCG ATATGCAGCAGCACGAGTGCGCTATGAGCTGGAAGGCCCACTGTGGGGAGGTCTGCTCTGTGGAGTTCAGCTACGATGAGAACACCGTGTACAGCATTGGCGAGGACGGGAAG TTCATCCAGTGGAACATCCACAAGAGCGGCCTGAAGGTGTCCGAGTACGGCCTCCCCGCTGACGCCACGGGCCCCTTCGTGCTGTCGGGTTACAGCGGCTACAAGCAGGTCCAGGTCCCCCGGGGCCGACTCTTCGCTTTTGACTCGGAGGGGAATTACATGCTGACGTGCTCTGCCACGGGGGGCGTCATCTATAAG
- the WDR91 gene encoding WD repeat-containing protein 91 isoform X2: MQVYDLAALRDYWNYLERRLFCRLEDMYRPTINKLKTSLFRFYLVYTIQTNRSDKAQEFFAKQATELQNQAEWKDWFVLPFLPSPDTNPIFATYFSRQWADTFIVSLHNFLSVLFQCMPVPVILNFDAECQRTSQVQEENEVLRQKLFALQAEIHRLKKEERQPEEEEALVQHKLPSYVSNMDRLGDSELAMVCSQRNASLSQSPRVGFLSSLLPQSKKSPSRLLPAQAPPQAQSSAKKESFGGQSTKGREPACAPKDGKSLFSGLATGESSWSQHRQRRLQDHGKERKELFSMTLQCAEKKPEAGGPEAEPCPELHVEVLETLTRAPAAGPEGGGVRPEQPFIVLGQEEYGEHHSSIMHCRVDCSGRRVASLDVDGVIKVWSFNPIMQTKASSISKSPLLSLEWATKRDRLLLLGSGVGTVRLYDTEAKKNLCEISINDDMPRILSLACSPSGASFVCSAAAPSLAAQVDLSAPDIGSKGTNQVPGKLLLWDTKTMKQQLQFSLDPEPIAINCTAFNHNGNLLVTGAADGVIRLFDMQQHECAMSWKAHCGEVCSVEFSYDENTVYSIGEDGKFIQWNIHKSGLKVSEYGLPADATGPFVLSGYSGYKQVQVPRGRLFAFDSEGNYMLTCSATGGVIYKLGGEEKVLESCLSLGGHRAPVVTVDWSTAVDCGTCLTASMDGKIKLTTLLAHKV, translated from the exons ATGCAGGTGTATGACTTGGCTGCCCTTCGCGATTATTGGAACTATCTGGAGCGTCGGCTCTTCTGCCGCTTGGAGGATATGTATAGACCCACCATCAACAAGCTGAAAACCAGCCTGTTCCGCTTTTATCTCGTCTACACAATCCAG ACAAACAGAAGTGACAAGGCTCAGGAGTTCTTTGCAAAGCAGGCCACGGAGCTCCAGAACCAGGCCGAGTGGAAGGATTGGTTTGTCCTGCCCTTCCTGCCGTCCCCAGACACCAACCCCATCTTTGCTACCTACTTTTCTCGCCAGTGGGCCGACACCTTCATCGTGTCCCTGCACAACTTCCTGAGCGTCCTGTTTCAGTGCATGC CGGTTCCCGTGATCCTGAACTTCGATGCAGAGTGCCAGCGGACCAGCCAGGttcaggaagaaaatgaagttCTACGCCAGAAG CTGTTTGCACTGCAGGCCGAAATCCACCGACTGAAGAAAGAGGAGCGACagccagaagaggaagaggcctTAGTCCAGCACAAATTGCCTTCTTACGTCTCCAACATGGACCGCCTGGGGGACTCGGAACT AGCCATGGTGTGCAGCCAGAGGAACGCTTCCCTCTCCCAGTCGCCTCGCGTGGGCTTCCTGTCCTCGCTGCTGCCTCAGAGTAAGAAGAGCCCCTCCAGGTTGTTGCCTGCCCAGGCCCCCCCTCAGGCTCAGAGCTCGGCCAAGAAGGAGTCCTTTGGCGGCCAG AGCACCAAGGGTAGGGAGCCAGCATGTGCGCCCAAGGACGGGAAGAGCCTCTTCAGCGGGCTGGCCACTGGGGAGTCCAGCTGGTCACAGCACCGCCAGCGGCGCCTGCAGGACCACGGCAAGGAACGGAAGGAGCTCTTCTCCATGACTTTGCAG TGTGCAGAGAAGAAGCCTGAAGCTGGTGGCCCGGAGGCAGAGCCCTGCCCGGAGCTCCACGTGGAGGTGCTGGAGACCCTGACACGGGCTCCTGCTGCAGGCCCTGAGGGTGGGGGGGTCCGCCCCGAGCAGCCGTTCATCGTGCTGGGGCAGGAGGAGTACGGAGAGCACCACTCCTCCATCATGCACTGCAG AGTGGACTGCTCGGGGAGGAGGGTCGCCAGCTTAGACGTAGATGGGGTCATCAAAGTGTGGTCCTTCAACCCCATCATGCAGACCAAGGCATCCTCCATTTCCAAGTCGCCGCTGCTCTCTTTAGAGTGGGCCACCAAGCGGGACAGGCTG CTCCTGCTGGGCAGCGGTGTGGGGACGGTGCGCCTCTATGACACGGAAGCCAAGAAGAACCTCTGTGAAATCAGCATCAACGACGATATGCCCAG GATCCTGTCTCTCGCGTGTAGCCCCAGCGGGGCCTCTTTCGTCTGTTCAGCTGCAGCTCCGAGCCTTGCTGCCCAGGTGGACCTGTCCGCACCAGACATCGGCAGCAAGGGCACTAACCAGGTTCCTGgcaagctgctgctgtgggacaCGAAAACCATGAAGCAGCAG CTCCAGTTCTCCCTGGATCCGGAGCCCATTGCCATCAATTGCACAGCCTTCAATCACAATGGCAACCTGTTGGTCACGGGGGCGGCTGATGGTGTCATCCGGCTGTTCG ATATGCAGCAGCACGAGTGCGCTATGAGCTGGAAGGCCCACTGTGGGGAGGTCTGCTCTGTGGAGTTCAGCTACGATGAGAACACCGTGTACAGCATTGGCGAGGACGGGAAG TTCATCCAGTGGAACATCCACAAGAGCGGCCTGAAGGTGTCCGAGTACGGCCTCCCCGCTGACGCCACGGGCCCCTTCGTGCTGTCGGGTTACAGCGGCTACAAGCAGGTCCAGGTCCCCCGGGGCCGACTCTTCGCTTTTGACTCGGAGGGGAATTACATGCTGACGTGCTCTGCCACGGGGGGCGTCATCTATAAG